One segment of Neisseria mucosa DNA contains the following:
- the lpxH gene encoding UDP-2,3-diacylglucosamine diphosphatase, producing MMPIYFIADLHLSESHPQLTALFQKFIQEKAVHAQAVYILGDLFDFWIGDDENSPLVQTIKQTIRSLTERGVACYFIHGNRDFLIGKTFAHDTGMTLLPEYTVIDLFGTPTLLCHGDTLCTDDHSYQKFRRTVHQKWLQRLFLLLPLTLRLNIAAKIRKQSKQDKQHKTADIMDVNPTFTYETVQRFHTPLLIHGHTHRENIHRNADYTRIVLGDWRDNYASILEVDAEGYRFIAL from the coding sequence ATCATGCCGATTTACTTCATCGCCGATTTGCACCTGAGCGAATCTCATCCTCAGCTGACCGCACTCTTCCAAAAATTTATCCAAGAAAAAGCCGTCCATGCCCAAGCCGTATACATTCTTGGCGACCTTTTCGATTTTTGGATCGGCGATGACGAAAACAGCCCTTTGGTTCAAACCATCAAGCAAACCATCCGTAGCCTGACCGAGCGCGGCGTCGCCTGCTATTTTATCCATGGCAACCGCGACTTCCTCATCGGTAAAACCTTCGCCCACGATACCGGCATGACCTTACTGCCCGAGTACACCGTGATCGACCTATTCGGCACGCCCACCCTGCTCTGTCACGGCGACACTCTCTGCACCGACGATCATTCCTATCAAAAATTCCGCCGTACCGTCCATCAAAAATGGCTGCAACGCCTGTTCCTGCTTTTGCCGCTCACACTCCGGCTGAACATCGCCGCCAAAATCCGCAAGCAGAGCAAACAGGACAAACAACACAAAACCGCCGACATCATGGACGTCAATCCAACCTTTACCTACGAAACCGTCCAACGCTTCCACACGCCCCTACTCATTCACGGCCATACCCACCGCGAAAACATCCACCGCAACGCCGATTACACCCGCATCGTACTCGGCGACTGGCGCGACAATTACGCCTCCATTCTCGAAGTCGATGCCGAAGGCTACCGTTTTATCGCCTTATAA
- the serB gene encoding phosphoserine phosphatase SerB: protein MKKVLVLQHGDLGACDWSAFGGLVSAPSGKSVLRVPVDDDFELTDGMRAALIAQQIDGAVLPDVAFADLGLIVSDMDSTLITIECVDEIAAGVGLKDEVAKITEQSMRGELDFEQSLRKRVALLAGLDERVLEEVYENVLQLSPGAEFLLEACKQNDVKFMLVSGGFTFFTERLKRRLGLDFHFANVLEVENGKLTGRLKGRIIDAQAKADLLREYRERLGLAPWQVVAMGDGANDIPMIREAGFGIAYRAKPKTEANADACVRFGGLERIRGWFA, encoded by the coding sequence ATGAAGAAGGTTTTGGTGTTGCAACATGGGGATTTGGGCGCGTGCGACTGGTCGGCGTTTGGCGGTTTGGTGTCTGCGCCATCAGGGAAGTCGGTGTTGCGTGTGCCGGTTGATGATGATTTTGAATTGACGGACGGGATGCGTGCGGCGTTGATTGCGCAGCAGATAGATGGAGCGGTGTTGCCGGATGTGGCTTTTGCCGATTTGGGGCTGATTGTCAGCGATATGGATTCGACGCTGATTACGATTGAGTGTGTGGATGAGATTGCGGCCGGTGTCGGGCTGAAGGATGAGGTGGCCAAGATTACGGAGCAGTCGATGCGCGGCGAGCTGGACTTTGAGCAGTCTTTGCGCAAGCGTGTGGCCTTGCTGGCCGGTTTGGACGAGCGCGTGTTGGAAGAGGTGTACGAGAATGTGTTGCAGCTGTCGCCGGGCGCGGAATTTTTATTAGAAGCGTGTAAACAGAATGATGTGAAGTTTATGCTGGTGTCGGGCGGATTTACGTTTTTTACGGAACGCCTGAAACGGCGTTTGGGCTTGGATTTCCATTTTGCGAATGTGTTGGAAGTGGAAAACGGCAAGCTGACAGGCCGTCTGAAAGGGCGGATTATCGATGCACAGGCTAAGGCGGATTTGTTGCGCGAATACCGTGAGCGTCTGGGTTTGGCTCCGTGGCAGGTGGTGGCGATGGGCGATGGTGCGAACGATATTCCGATGATACGGGAAGCGGGATTCGGCATTGCTTATCGGGCGAAACCGAAAACTGAAGCGAATGCGGATGCGTGTGTGCGCTTTGGTGGTTTGGAGCGGATACGCGGTTGGTTTGCGTAA